accccttttccaccttttcaaacagtccctttTGATCTAAATGAAACaactgtgctgtgctttggtcaaaatataacaagaatcaagcaccagaggaggtttgtgatcCTGTATTAACCTGAGGGGGGTATTCACAATGCCTCGTAAGTACTAAAAGTTGCTCCAAGTGACAAAATTCTTAGAAATttcttagaatcaggacattttctaagaatttccccttaaagtaaggactagatccttgtaaagatgaaagttattcacataGCATCTTAGCTCTTAAGAGAGACTGGCTTAAGAGTTTCTCAAACtgaggaaaaattaagaaatgttctttgaacacaacatgaagaatatttttgaCTCATAGaatttgtgcagacatttcaacCCATCTATGACTTCTTCGCGTGGAAAGTGAGAAAAGCATGTTGATTTTCTCTACATGTagttacctccacaggtgaatccaatcactaattaaggcTCTTGACCTGTTGCTATAACTctcagcatgtgaagaagctgctgaacAAGTaggcatgtgatttcaaacatttatatacttttaaagtaaagtaaattATCACACAGATGCTAATTTCATAGTGTTCATAATTAACAaatgtctgactagattctatGACTGACTTTTtaatctccatttttttttattaaccaatcacagcttgaAAAATGTGCCATACCTAGTAACGGGgataaatgttaatgtttcttCCATGCTCAGAGTTGCTCTGAGTGTTCTTAAATCACTCCTATGCTAAGACTCCTTGCTAGGATTTTTTAAACTAGGAACTCTCTTGAAAGGATTGTCATAATGTTTGTGAATAAGGGCTCTGTCAAAGATCtgtcagaatgctccgttttggtgtgtgtgtctttaaattcAATGAGCCCTCCCTGAGTTATCCCGGGACACAATCACCCCTTCGcgagcaagaataaaaatgtcggacctgcacaaaagttttgctcaAGGATGGGGGTGGAAATACCAGGggagagaatttttttttttttaccagaatacCAGACgacacaaggagagcaaatttgaaacggagtatttttctctgtgttgtaagacttatgcagaccacaaacaaaggactggatgaatttatttcacattttgtgggtcggtagacactcaggttacccaagtACATGCTCAAAAACACTATTAAAGTGGATTTTCtgatatgtcccctttaatatgGGCAAATCACTTCTGAATCAAAACTTCTTTGTCTTGACTTGAATATTTTCTTGAGACTGtacaacatgtgaaaaaaagtaTTGTGAAATAATATTGTTAAATTTTGTCATATGAAATATGATAACCTATTATTGGAGAACACGTATTGACATACAATTATTGatatatttgcaacatgtttttatgctgaatctgaaacaaatccAGAAAGAATTTCTTCCACCACTAAATTGGCACAAATTAATCCAAGGGTAGCTGAAAGCTGGCACTAGCTTCATCAGACTGAACTCTATATAAGGGCATGGCTGTAACTCACAGGCCTCCGTTCAACAGGTAAATACTTGCATGCAGAGTGAAACACTGTTACGCCTCTACATGAAATCATTCTtatttcttacaataaattaagaGTTTTGCAACATGTTCATAGCAAATGCTCATATTACCTTAGTGATAAGACAGCAATGTATGCAGCCCTAGTATATAATGCATTTAGAGTTATTTAAAGCCAGATGCACTTCTTATAGAACAAGGTAATAAATGGCAACAAATTGCTCACCAAACAGGTCTTTATTAGGCTGGAGAGGTGAGGAAagatttatgtttatgtttatcaCATTCTGGGGCAAGTGATGAAGCTTGCCATATCCATTGATTACATTAAAATGAAGTCTTTAATACcactaaaataatgacaaaaagcgaagtgcaaaagaaaaaaaaatcctcaaagtGACATACTCTTTCATGTTTAtggaaaaacaatttaaatattcaagaaaaataaatctaaaatgtttTAAGTGGCTACATTATCTCTGTAATTTAGCAATCCAAGAAGTTTGCAGCCATGAGCAGTTCCAGTGCGATCTCCGGAGCGATGGGGAATTCCGGTATTTCTGTGGAGCTGTTGGTGTAACGGACCTTGTAGGTGAAGTACATGCAGACCTTGGACAGGACGTGAGAGGGAATCTCTCTGAAGTTCACTTCGTTGGTTTCATTCTCAGCAAACTGACCTGTAAATGTAGGGTCACAGTGGGTGTCAAGAGAATTACTAAACATATACTAATCCTCTCT
This is a stretch of genomic DNA from Labrus bergylta chromosome 20, fLabBer1.1, whole genome shotgun sequence. It encodes these proteins:
- the eloca gene encoding elongin C paralog a, encoding MDGEERTYGGCEGPDAMYVKLISSDGHEFIVKREHALTSGTIKAMLSGPGQFAENETNEVNFREIPSHVLSKVCMYFTYKVRYTNSSTEIPEFPIAPEIALELLMAANFLDC